In Nematostella vectensis chromosome 3, jaNemVect1.1, whole genome shotgun sequence, the genomic window AATTCCTAGCCCTGGGCGATTCAGGCGTTGGAAAAACAAGTATTCTCTACCAATATACAGACGAGTCATTTAACCCTAAATTCATATCAACTGTTGGGATTGACTTTAGAGAGAAACGAGTTGTAAGTATAACCATGTTATGCTGTGTAATGTTATGCTATGTTTCAGCTGACAGGATATTCTTTCGACCGAACCATTTCTCACGAGACTGAATTTACGGCGTTTTATGAAAACCAAGCACGTTTTGGAGAAGCTTTTGATTTCGTTTGAGGAGTTTGTTATTGCTGCTATCAGAAACGTAATGCTTTGCCAAAAATGCTCGGTGTTTTGAAATTCGCTTTTTCTATTTCTGGCAGCTGCTGTTTCTGCATAAACTTAAATGAGAAATTGATtccttccttatcacaagcaacaacacaaaacatttttatattcaatTCCAAGCTTTTTACAGTCATTTATGTAATGGTAAAAGGGCTGCATGTCTCTAGTTGTAGACAGTATAATTTCAATATGCCCAAGTATTCATTCGGACAAATTATTCCTTACACATTGTTATTCTTTCTTCCGTAATGTGATTTTTCTTCGGATTATGACTttgatataatttttgaatatagagaaaaagtaaaaaagaatGGGATTTGCATTGTTTGTTATAAATCCCGTGTTTTGCCACCTCTTATATTTTTGGTAAATGTTTATTAGATAGACACTTTCCAATTATTTACCTAttattatttgaataaattcaATACAcctcaacaggtgtaaagaaATTTACATTCCATATTTTTCTGTTCATCCACAGATTTCTTGTATTATAAAGCAATTATCCAAGCTATTTTTTAAGCATTTCGCAAGACATTGGCAAGAAAACATTGcgtttaattattttaaccATTACCCTATAATCCAATTGATTGAATTTCAATAATTGTGTATCTGTTTTAGGGATACAATTTTACCGAAGGGATGAATTAGGAATGCTATAGTTTTCGATTGTCTCctaattttatttcaaagatagaatTCCTTAAAAACGCACtcactagttttttttttctccaagaAAGAGAATAGATCTTTATCGTACTTGATGTGTCCGCCTACTTGATTTatttacactaaaatttataGTATCTTGAAATGAATATCCAGTGAGGAGAAGTCtgttaaggttttttttacagaactGGCTATACTCATCTGTATGTTGTCTTGTACACATTGTAGAatatgtttattttaattgaaATTGGTTCGTGATTTCTAGGTTCATCACCCATTAAACCCTGATGGTGAACGATCAACAAGAGGACAACGCATTCACTTGCAACTATGGGATACTGCCGGCCAGGAACGGTGAGCAAATTCCTAGTAAATTACTATGGACTTCATACAGAAGACATTTTAAGACAAGGGTGTTGGATGGCAAGGGGCAGAGGGGGAGCACTTGCTCCTTCATTTAGAAAAATTGAGAGGCAGGTCCCCCAATTTTCCTTAGAGTATTCTTTTACAAGAACACTCTTTTACATGAACACACAGTTTACACCTAAATATGAATCAAGCATCACATATATATTGACGGCTTGATAAAAAATGATGCTTTTGTGACAACTTTTTGGGACCACTCCACTGCCACTTCACATCAGTCATGTCCCTATCCTGTCCCTTGTTTCTGAGTGGCTcccttgtttttgttcttgtagGTTTAGAAGTTTAACAACTGCATTCTTCCGGGATGCTATGGGTTTTCTTCTTGTCTTTGACTTAACACATGAGCAGTCTTTTGTTAACATTCGCAACTGGCTAAGTCAATTACAGACGCATGCGTACTGTGAGAATCCAGATATAGGTATGTGATATGCTACTATAATATGGtggatataggtactatgtgATATGATAACTATAATGATATGGTGGATGTAGGTATGTGGTATGATATGGTGGATATAGGTGTATGATATTATACTTGTTACGGTGAAAAAGGAATAATTTGTCAAcgagacatgacggaaaaacatgacgtggcGCTTcgaataagcccatttcacattgAATAAGGCGGATAATTTGTCTGAGTAATTAGTTACtgatagcaaacaaaatatcaagtgcaactttttttaaattgatacgactttttgtaaagtgtcattgaaatttgagcttttcgtccctgagctgatacacagggc contains:
- the LOC5522159 gene encoding ras-related protein Rab-27A isoform X2; this translates as MADPGGDYDYLIKFLALGDSGVGKTSILYQYTDESFNPKFISTVGIDFREKRVVHHPLNPDGERSTRGQRIHLQLWDTAGQERFRSLTTAFFRDAMGFLLVFDLTHEQSFVNIRNWLSQLQTHAYCENPDIVLLGNKADLEDDRVVDEAEARALADNLGLKYFETSAATGQNVTKSVEALLDQVMVRMENCVDRATLPNNVFNNNPSRVSKLKEVDEASEESSGCSC